AGCGGTCGTGGATCTCCTCGAAGGTGACGTCGAGGTAGGGGTGGGCCTTGGCGGCCTCGGTGAGCGCGTCCCGGAAGCCCTTCATGGTGCGGCGCCGGCCGCGGGCCTGCTGGTCGCCGGTCAGGGCGGGGCGTTCGGCGACCGGCAGGCCGTCCAGGGTGAGGCCGGGGCCGGGCCGGAAGGAGTACCAGAGTTCGGCGAACTTCCGCGGGTCGGAGGAGACCTGGCGGCCGCGCCACTCGCTGACCTTGCCGACCACGATGAGTTCGCCGGTGACGGTGTGCTGCCACTCCAGGGCGACGTGGCCGCAGTCGTCGGCGAGCAGGAACTTGCGCAGCACACCGGAGGAGGCGCCGCCCAGGGTGTTGCGGTGGCCGGGCAGCATCACCGAGAAGATCAGCTTGAGCAGCACGGACTTGCCGCCGCCGTTCTCCAGGAACAGCACGCCGGCCGGCGCGGGGCGGCGCTGCGGGCCCTCGGGCTCCTCGCCGAACAGGCCGATCTGCTGCGGCTGCGGCTCGGGCACCGGCTCGCCGACTCCGCGCAGGTCGAGCACCGTGTCGGCGTAGCGGGCGCCCGCCGGTCCGATCGAGTACAGGCGGACCCGGTTCAGCTCGTACATGTGCGGTGGTTCTCCTGGAGCGGTGGCAGCGGTTTCAGCGGGGGCGGCGGGGGCGACGAGGGACGGCGGGAGGGGGTCAGAGGGCGTGGAAGGGCAGGCCGGCGTCGGCGACCAGCTCGTCGCTCTCGTCGGGCGGGGCCAGGGTGGGGGTGCCGTCGCCGACCGGGACGACGCCCAGGTCGAGGAGTTCGGCCATCGCGGCGCTGCCGGCCAGGTCGCGGACCTGCAACTGGTAGCGGGCGGTGGTGCGGTAGGTGCCGCCGGAGTCGTCGGAGGTCTTCTGCAGGAAGCCGGAGTCGACCGGAAGGACACCGCCTTGGAGACGATGCCGGTGGTGGAGCCGGACAGCCGGCGGGCGTCCTTGGTGGCGCCGGTCGCGGAGCGGCGGGCCAGACCCGCCAGGCGGCCTCCAGGCCGGGGGCGTCGCTGGCCGGGTCGGTGTTGGCGCCCTCGGCCTCGGCGCGCTCCTCCAGCCGGCGGCACGCCTGCCGGACGAAGGCGTCCACGCCGTTGACGGTGACCCGGCCGAGGTAGCCGTCGTCGGCGAGGTCCTCGGGGCGGGGGAAGGCCAGCGCGGCCACCGCGAGGTGCGCGAGGCCGTGCAGGAAGCGGTCGGTGGACTCGTGGCGGCCCGCCGCGCGTAGTCGCCCATCCGGACGGCGAACACCGACTCCTCGGCGGCGGCCACCGCCATCCCGGCCCGGGCCGAGACCTCCAGCACCACCAGGCCCATGCCGGTGGCGACGGCGTCGGCGAGCCGCCCGAACGGCGGGTCCTCCCGGTAGCGGCGGACCAGTTCGCCGTACTCGGCGTCCCGGGCGGGCAGCAGCTTGGCCTGGAGGCCGAAGGAGACCAGCCGGGCGGCCTCGGTGACGTCCGCCGGGCTGATCGGCGCGGCGGCGGCGGCGGCCGGTTCGGCCTCGGGCGGTGTCCACGCCTCGCTGGTGGTGGTCATCCGAGGGCTCCTTCGATCCGGGCGGTGCGGGCGGTACGGGCAGTGCGGGTGCTGCGGGCGGTACAGGCGGTGCGGGTGCTGCGGGCCTCGCCGGTCACCCGGCGTCCCGGGCGGCCTTGGCGGCCTTCGCGTCCTTGCGGTCGGCGGCCATGCCCGCCGCGTCCAGCAGTGCGCTGCCGACGATCAGGTCGGCGCCGCCGAAGCCGGGGTCGTCCAGCCGGGTGCCGTCGTCGACGGCGAACAGCAGCCGTTCCTCGCCCTGCCGGTAGGCGGTGCCGACCGGCGGGCTGGCCGCGTGCACGGCCAGCAGGGCGACCAGGTAGGCGAGTTCGTCGCCGGTGCCGTCGCCGTCGAGTCCGGCGCCGCGGCGGCGGGCGTCGGCGAGCAGGCCGGAGAGCCGGCGCGGGGCGTCGGCGGGCAGGTCGAGCAGGTCGAGGGCGGCTTCCAGCTGGGCCTCGGAGAAGCGGCTGTCGTCGGGGGTGGCGACCAGGTCGGGCTCGGGGAGTTCGGCGCCGAGGTGCTCGCGCTCGACGGGCGGGGTGAGCAGCAGGTCGACCAGGTCGGTGACCCGGACCGCGACGGGGGTGCGCAGGCCGACGGCGCGGGCGAAGAACGCGTCGGTGGGGCGGGTGGCGTCGCCGAGCGGCAGGGTGAGGACGGGGGCCAGCAGTTGGCCGTACAGGTCGATGCCGCTGCGGGCGGTGGGCGCGGCGAACGCCTGCCGGTCCTGCTCGGCGCGGAACAGCGGGCCGGCCTCCAGCAGCCGGGTCTGGAGCTGGGTGTGGCGGCGGATGCAGTCCTTGACGATGTCGACCAGTTCGGCGGCGCGGCGCTTGTGCTCGCCGTCGACGCTCTCGTCGCGGGCCTTGCGGATGTTGGTGAGGATCGCGTTCTCGTGCCGGTAGCGGTCGGCGATGTGGTCGAGCGCCTCGTCGATCAGGTCGGGGACGGTCTCCATCCAGTCGACCGCGCGGACGTTGCGCCGGGTGGCCTCCAGGGCGCGGCGCAGCGTCTCGGCGTACTGGACGGTGCGGTAGCGGGCCTGTTCGGCGGCGAGCTGGGCGTCGGCGAGGCGGCCGCGGCGGATCAGCACCTCCAGCTTGACCTCGGCGGCGATCTGGGCGCTGGTCACGTCGGTGTCGAGCGCGCCGACCAGCACGTTGACGGCCTCGTCGGTGGTGCGCAGGTACACCCCGCCGTCCTGGCCGGGGACTTCCTCGATCAGCTTGAAGTCGTAGTCGCGGCGGGTGTACTCGCCGTCCGGGCCGAAGGTGCCGTAGACGGCGCGGAAGCCGCGGTCCACGCTGCCGACGTTGATCAGCGACTCCAGCACCCAGCGGGCGACCCGCTCGTGCTCGGCGGCGGCCCGCTGCGGGTTCTGGGCGGCGATCCGGGGGAGCAGGCGGCTGAGCACTATGTCCGGTCGGCGCCGGTGTCGAAGTCCATGTTGAGCGTGACCAGGTCGATCGCGGCGAGGCCGACCTCGGCCATCGCGTACGAGGCGTACTCGCCGGCCAGGTTGACCTTCCGGCTGTCCAGGTCGTGCAGCGGGGCGGTGCAGGCCAGCGCCTTGAGGCGGCGGGCGAGCCCCTCGTCGGCGGCCGGGCCGGGGCGGGCCGGGTGGGTTGGTCGGCGATGGCGGTCACGGTGGACAAGATTAGGGCTTTCCGCGGACAGGTCCGAAAAGTCCCTTTCGGGCGGGCTGTCCCGGCATGTTGAACACGTTCAAATTCAGGTCTAGAGTCCAAGGCGCGACACCGTGTGCCGTCTCCGGCACCCGCGCCATGAGGGGGGTCCCATGTCCGACATCGCCACCGTCCCCGCCGGTTCCACCACGGCGGGACCGGATTCCGCGTCCACCACCGACACGCACTCGTCCGCCGCCGCATCCGGCGCTGGCTCTGGCTGTTCATCGCCTGCCTGGTGCTCAGCGGCCTGACCGCCTTCCCGCTCCAGTCCGAGACCTCGCTGCTGGCCCGCCTGGTCGACGCCACCGGCCTGGACTCCGCCTTCCCCGCCCTCGACGCCTGGGTCCACCGGGTCAGCGAGGGCGTCGCCGACGGCTACGGCCGCCACCCCTTCCTCGCCTACGGCACCGACTGGCTGGCCTTCGCGCCACCTGGTGATCGCCGCCGCCTTCCGGCCGCGCCCTGCGCGACCCGGTCCGCAACATCTGGGTGATCCGCTGCCTGCGGGGCGTCGTCCCGCTCGCCCTGATCTGCGGCCCGCTGCGCGGCATCCGCGCTGTTCTGGCAGTTTGTCGACATGTCGTTCGGCCTCGTCGGCCTCGTCCCCTGCTGGTCGTCCACCGTCTGATCCGCGCCCTGGAGTGGCAGCAGGCCGTCACCGCCCACCACGACTTCGCCCGGGCCGTCCCCAGCCCCTGAGTCCCCCGCTCCACCGGCACGGAGTGGAGAGCCTCCTGGGGAAGGCTCGGCACTCCGTGCCGTACCCCGACTCCGCGGCGGCGACGCACCGGTACGCGTTCTCGTCCGCCACCGCCGCCGGGTCCACCGCCGCGGACCGGGCCGTCAGCGCGGCCGTCAGCGCGTCCACGGCGAGCACCCGGTACCGCGCCCCGCCCACCTCCCGCTCCCGGTACGGCGCCCGCCGCCCCACCCCGGGGTGGGGCGGCACGTCGGCGCAGGCGGCGGTCGATGCGTCCCGGTCGGTGCCTCGTCCATCCGGGGAGGCTAGCCCCGGCCGCCGACAGCCCGCGGCCGGTGCGGTAGCGCCGTCAGCCGCAGGTCGCCCTCCCAGGACTCGCAGCGGACGGTGCCGGTGGGAAGTCGAGTTCGAGGGCGGTGCGGCCGGTGTGCGGGGTGAACTCCTGGCGGGTGGCGAGGACGGGGTGGCCGAGGTGCGGGCGAAGGGGTGCCGGTGGGGGCGTCGCGGACGTCGAGGCGGCCCCACTCGCCCAGGTCGAGGTCGGCGTGCGGCCGCTGGTCGGCGACGATCAGGCACCAGTCGCTGCCGGTGGCGACGAAGGTGCAGCCGCCGCGGTCGTCGCGCAGCCAGACCACCACGGGCTCGGCCGCCCGCTCGCCCTGGTGGGAGTACCAGGACGCGACCACGCCGGTCAGCCGGCGGCCGACCAGGGCGGCGAGGTCGGGGTCCGGGGCCGTGCGCGGGGCACATGGCGGGCGCGGTCACCAGCGCATCCGGACGTCCTCGGCCCAGCCCAGCAGTCCGTCCACCGCGACCCGCAGGCCCTCGTCGGTGCGGACGGTGCCCGCGTAGTGGCCGAAGCACTGGTCGGTGCGGTTGGCGACGAACCCCGCCTCGGTGCGGGTGCGGCGGTCGTGGAAGGGGGTGAAGGTGAGGTCGACCCGGTCGCCGTCGGGGGTGGTGATCCGCCAGGGGGCGAGCGGGTCGGCGGGGTCGTGGTGCCAGGCGAGTTCGGTGCCGATCTTGCTGAGGCGGCCGTCCACGCAGAGCGCGTTCTCGGTGCTGCCGGTGCGACCGTCCACTGCCCGCCGAACTGGAGGCCCACGGTGCGCCCGTCGGTGCGGCCGGACGCCGCGCCCCAGTTCCAGCCGAGCGAGCGCGGCCAGCGCCCCCGGCCGTGGTCGAGCACGCCCCAGGAGTCGTCCCCGAAGTCGTACGTGCGGTCGCCGAGCCGGACGGTGCCGGTGGCGGGGCGGGCGGTGTGCTTGGAGGTGTACTGGAAGCGCCGCTCGTCCCAGGGGACGACCACCGACAGGGTCTCGTGACCGTCGGGCAGCGCGACCAGCAGGTCGGCCTCCAGCGGGCGCAGGTCGGCGGTGAGGGCGCGGGCGCGCAGCCGGGTGCCGCCGGGTTCGTGGGTGATCGAGATCCGGACCCGGCGGCGGCCGGGCCGCTCCGGGCCGACGGTGAGGTCCGCGCCGTGCGGGCCGCCGGAGCCGGCGACGCCCTCGGGGAAGGCGGTGCGGCGGGTCGGCAGGCCGGGGGCGATCGCGGTGCGCTCGTGCTCCTCCAGGACGCCGTGCCCGTCCCAGGCGAGGAAGTACGCGTGTCGAGGGTGAGGAAGTCCAGGTCGCTGACGGTGAGCGCGAGCAGGTGGGTGGGCGTGGTGACGCACCAGTACTCCCAGCGCTTGGTGCGCCCCCAGCCGCGCAGGTTGGCGCGGTGCAGCGGGGTGCGCGACCAGCCGACGGCCCCGCGGTCGAGCCGCCCGTCGGGGCGGCACAGGTCGACGGGGGCGGTGATCTCTCGCTCGTGGGTCGCCATCCGCGCACCCTACTGCCGCGGCCCGCGCGCGAGCCACGGACGGACGCGCGCGGGCCGTCCTCCCCCCGGGACGAACGGCCCACCGCAAAGGCCCGGTGCGGCGCTACTTGGTGCCCGCCCCCTCCGGGACGGCGGACAGCGACGTGCCGTCCGCCGGCCGGCCGGGCCGCCGCCCGCCACCGCGCGGCGGACGCCGGGGATGGCGAGGGTGACCAGGGCGGCCGCGACGGCCGCGCCCGCGCCGATCAGGAAGGCGGTGCGGAAGCCGCTCTCCGACGGCAGCACGTGGCCGTGGAAGTCGGTGGTCAGGTGGGCCAGCACCACGCCGATGACGGCGGAGGAGCTGGAGGTGCCGATGGAGCGCATCAGGGTGTTGAGGCCGTTGGCGGCGGCGGTCTCGGAGACCGGGACGGCACCCATGATCAGGGCGGGCATGGCCGCGTAGGCGAACGCGATGCCGCCGCTGATCAGGCAGGAGAAGACCAGCACGCCCCAGGCGTGGCCCATCAGGGCCAGCGCGGAGAGGTAGCCGCAGGTGATGACGACGGCGCCGACCAGCAGCGAGACCTTGGGGCCCTTGGCCTTGGAGAGCTTGGCGGAGATCGGCGAGAGCAGCATCATGACCAGGCCGGCGGGGGCCATCCAGAGGCCGGCGGCGACCATCGACTGGCCGAGGCCGTAGCCGGTGGCGGTGGGCATCTGGAGCAGCTGCGGGGAGACCAGGCTCATCGCGTACATCGCGAAGCCGATCACCACGGAGGCGAGGTTGGTCATCAGCACCTGGCGGCGGGCGCTGGTGCGCAGGTCGACCAGCGGCTGTTCGGTGCGCAGCTCCCACCAGCCCCAGACCGGGAGCACCACGACGGTGGCGGCGAGCATGCCCAGGGTGGTGCCGGAGCCCCAGCCCCAGTCGCTGCCCTTGGAGATGGCGAGCAGCAGGGCGACCAGTCCGATGGTGAGCCCGATCGCGCCAACCACGTCGAAGCGTCCGCCGGAGCGCACCGGGGACTCGGGGACGAGGAGGAACACGGCGGCGGCGACCACCGCGCCGAGCGCGGCGGAGATCCAGAACAGCGCGTGCCAGCTGGTGTTCTGGGCGATGACGGCGGACAGCGGCAGGCCGAACGCGCCGCCGATGCGAGCGAGGAACTCATCAGCGCCATCGAGGAGCCGAGCTTCTGCGGCGGCAGTTCGTCGCGCATGATGCTGATGCCGAGCGGGATGACGCCGGCGCCGATGCCCTGGAGCGCGCGGCCGACCACCATCGGGGCGAGCGAGCTGCTGAAACCGCAGACAGCGAGCCGATGACGAGCATGGTGAGGCTGGCGAGCAGGATTCGGCGCTTGCCGTACATGTCGCCGAGTCGGCCGAGCACCGGGGTGGCCACGGCACCGGCCAGCAGGGTGGCGGTGATCGCCCAGGACGCGTTGGCGGCCGTGGTGTGGAGCAGGTTCGGCAGGTCCGGGATCAGCGGGACGACCAGGGTCTGCATCAGCGAGACCACGATGCCCGCGCCGGCGAGCACTCCGACGACGGGGCCGGTGCGTGCCTGACTCATGGGGTACTTCCATCTCTTCGGCTGGGTATGCATGATGCACACAATATGTACCATACATATGTGCTGCTCGCGGGATATGCTGCCGAAAAGTGACGCACGGGACGGAGGAGCATGCGGCGCGCCAAGGAACTCGCCCTGATCGAACGGGAAATGATGCTGCTCGCCCGCCACCAGGTGCTCGCCACCGCCCGGACCGACGGCGGCCCCGACGCCCTGGAGCGCAGCGCCTACACCCTGCTCAGCCGGATCGAGACCGAGGGCCCGCTGACCATCGGTCAGCTCGCCGAGGCGTTCGGGCTGGACACCTCCACCGTCAACCGGCAGAGCGCCGCGATGCTGCGGGCCGGGCTGGTCGACCGCATCTCCGACCCGGACGGCGGAGTGGCCCGCAAGCTGCGGATCACCCAGGAGGGCCTGCGCCGCCTGCGCCAGGACCGCGACTGGTCGATCGAGGGCCTGTCCCGGGTGGTCACCGGCTGGACGGCCGAGGACCTGGCCGCCTTCGCCGAGGTGCTGGAGCGCTTCAACCGGGACATCGAACAGCTCCAGGGCCGCCCCTGGCCGCGCCACTGACCCTCCCGCCCGTCCGCTCCCCGACGCCGCGTCAACCCGCGGCCACGGACGCTCCCCCCGACGGGCGTTGCGCCGAGCGGGTGGCCGTCACGACGCCCGTCCGCGACCCGGCGGGTAAAAACCTGTCACCCGGGTCGCGACCGCCGCCCCGGCCGAAACGATCAGGCCCTACGATCAGCCCAGGAGCGGAGCCCGGGCCCGGATCGGCCCGCGCGGAAGGGCGGACGGGGAGAAAGTGGCCGACGCGGTGATCGACCTCAATGCGGACCTCGGCGAGGGCTTCGGACGCTGGAGCCTGACCGACGACGACGCCCTGCTCTCGGTGGTCACCAGCGCCAACGTCGCCTGCGGCTTCCACGCCGGCGACCCGTCCACGATGCGCCGGGTCTGCTCGCTGGCCGCCGAGCGCGGGTGCGGATCGGCGCCCAGGTCTCCTACCGCGACCTGGCCGGGTTCGGCCGCCGCGCCATGGACGTCCCGCCGGACGAACTCGCCGACGAGGTCGCCTACCAGATCGGCGCGCTCCAGGTGTTCGCCCGCGCGGCCGGCTCCCGGGTCTCCTACGTCAAGCCGCACGGCGCGCTCTACAACCGGGTGGTGCAGGACAACGAGCAGGCGGAGGCCGTGGTCTCCGGCGTCCTGCGGGCCGGCGCGGTCTGCGACGGGCCGCTGCCGCTGCTCGGCCTGCCCGGCTCCCGGCTGCTGGCGGTGGCCGAGGGCGTCGGACTGCCCGTGGTCACCGAGGCGTTCGCCGACCGCGCCTACACCTGGGCCGGCACCCTCGTCCCGCGCCGCGAACCGGACGCCGTCGTGCACGACCCCGAGGCCGTCATCGCGCGCGCCGTCGGCATCGCCCGGGACGGCACCGCCACCGCCGTCAGCGGCGAGCCCATCACCGTCCGGGCCCGCTCGCTCTGCGTCCACGGCGACACCCCCGGCGCGGCCCAACTCGCCTGGCGCATCCGCGGCGCACTCGCCTCCGCGGGCGTCCGCGTCGAAGCCTTCACCTGAGCCTTCACCTGACCGGCGCCCCGGGAAAATTCCTCGAATTCCCACTCCCCCGTCCACCCCGGAAAGGCCCCTCCCCGGCCCTCCACCCCACCCCCGCACGCCTGCGCCCCCACCCGCGACCGTGGCGGCCACCCCGCGCCGAAACCCCCGCCGCGGGGCGCACGCGCCCTCGCCGAATAGCCCCTGACCTGGTGTTCCATCGATTTTCCCCTAGGGTTGGCGACACCGCAGGACACCGTCGGAGGGGACCGTCATGAGCGAGTACAGCGCTGCGCACATCCAGGTGCTGGAGTGGCCGGAAGTAGTGCGGAAGCGGCCCGGGATGTACACCGGGTCGACCGGCGTACGCGGGCTGCACCAACTGCTGTACGAGGCGCTGGACCCGGCGGCGGACGCCCTCCTGCTGGGCCGGGCGAGCCGCATCGAGATCGCCCTGACCGCCGACGGCGGCGTCCGGATCACCCACGACGGCCACCTCGACGACCTGCCGGAACGCCTGACCCGCTTCTGGACGCCTCAACGCCCCGCCGTCCGCCGACTCCACCTCTCGCTCTTCGCCCTCGGCCCCTCCGTCGTCAACGCGCTCTCCGTCCGGCTGGTCGCGGAGGAGCACCGCGACGGCGCGGTGCTCCGGCAGGAGTACGCCCGGGGCGAGCGGGTCACCCCGCCCACCGAGACCGGGCCCACCGACCGCAACGGCACCGACCTCACCTTCCACCCCGACCCGGAGGTGTTCGAGACGGTCGTCTTCCACTACGACACCGTCGCCGCCCACCT
This is a stretch of genomic DNA from Kitasatospora fiedleri. It encodes these proteins:
- a CDS encoding MarR family winged helix-turn-helix transcriptional regulator; translated protein: MRRAKELALIEREMMLLARHQVLATARTDGGPDALERSAYTLLSRIETEGPLTIGQLAEAFGLDTSTVNRQSAAMLRAGLVDRISDPDGGVARKLRITQEGLRRLRQDRDWSIEGLSRVVTGWTAEDLAAFAEVLERFNRDIEQLQGRPWPRH
- a CDS encoding DNA topoisomerase subunit B is translated as MSEYSAAHIQVLEWPEVVRKRPGMYTGSTGVRGLHQLLYEALDPAADALLLGRASRIEIALTADGGVRITHDGHLDDLPERLTRFWTPQRPAVRRLHLSLFALGPSVVNALSVRLVAEEHRDGAVLRQEYARGERVTPPTETGPTDRNGTDLTFHPDPEVFETVVFHYDTVAAHLDELALLNRELDFTLTDERTTPPRVGCFHHPGGPADFTTRLGGDPAATLTAAAEDERMGGTVDLALSWTGRGGIRCYANSRRTSGGTHLEGFHDGLRAALLPYPGEHALRAALAELTAVVSVKLDDPHYEGSTHETLGNHPVRARVAETVRRAVEAWLVEHPRTFG